The following DNA comes from Hordeum vulgare subsp. vulgare chromosome 3H, MorexV3_pseudomolecules_assembly, whole genome shotgun sequence.
TTCCAAAGTTGGAATCTGATCACCTGTGACAGCGTTTCTTCGTCTCCTTAGTTCCAGCAGTATGGACAAGGAGACCTCCTGGGTTAGGAGGACTAAGTTTTCGCACACCGTCTACACAAGGGTTGGTTCCCATGGGGTGCATGTGGATCCTCTTGGCAGGGATGTGGAGCAGAGGCTTCAAAGGTTTGTGAGTGTGGCTCCTCTTGGCAGGGATGTGGAGCAGAGACTTCAGAGGTTTGTGAGTGTGGCTCCTCTTGGCAGGGATGTGGAGCAGAGACTTCAGAGGTTTGTGAGTGTGGCTCCTCTTGGCAGGGATGTGGAGCAGAGACTTCAGAGGTTTGTGAGCATGGGTAAGTGTGTGACGATGCCCATTGATCGAGACAATGATAAAACAGTGGCTGCGCTGAAGCATACTGCTAGTTTACCATCACTCCGATCCACACTCCAGCCTAATGAGAAAAAGGCCAGCAAGCAGAAGATGAGTTTGGAGATTCCTTTGAGCCCTCCGGCAAAGTCTGAGAAATCCAAGGCCCCAAGGGCGAGGAGCCTGGTCAAGAGCCCAAGCTCAATGATGCTGCTCAGCTACTTAAACAAGGCATACCCGAATCAAGGCTCCAGCGTacaaaatgctgatggatctctgCATAAGCCAAGATCAAAGTCTCCTCTTCCCAGCGTAGTGCCTTCTGATACTTTCAGGGAAGCGAGGGCCAGCAGTCAGAGGTTCACAAGTCCTCCCCCGAAGCGTGTGGGGTCTGATAAAAGCGTCTATGGCAAATCGTTGGGCAGGGAACAGTGTGATATGGCTGCAAGCCCTGATTGGTGCTCGACTCCGGTGGTCTTTGGTGAGCACAGTTCTCAGAAGGATAGTTCATGGACCAGAAGATACTTTGACAATGTGGGAAGGAGGAGGGTTAGTGCAGTAGAGAATGTGAGGAGCCGTACGGTTAGCATGGCTCAAGCGGTACAATCGACAGTTGATTGGAAACTTGATAAAGCCAAGCTACTTGTTGGCCATAGTTTTGCTTCTGGGGCACATAGCCGGCTATACAGAGGACTTTACGATGATAAACCGGTTGCCATTAAATTTATCCGTCGGCCTCACGAGGACCCTGGTGGGATAATGGCTGCAAAGCTTGACAAACAATATAACACTGAGATCAATGCATTGTCTCATCTGTACCATAAGAATGTGATCAAGGTATAATTACATTCAGACTTTCCAAGATGTATTGTTTTTCTTATTATATCTCTGAGGGGCATAGATAGTGCAAGTGTTTCATTTGATTTTTTCCCCTTAGCCTTGTAATGGTCATGCAATCTAATAATGGGCATGTTTATGTCCCTTTTTGCAATAGAAAAATACTTTGAGGATATGCCTTAGTTGAACCTTTTGTTATAAACAACTCATAATTGTCCGACAACTTGTTTTAAAccttcaaaataaaaataaaaataagctgATGTTATCTTACGATAAGCACCATTGCTATTTCAGTGTGTCGTGAAGTGCTCAAAATATTCATTAATAAGTTTATCTATTATGAGCTGACCACAATCAATAATATTTATGAATCATGCCTTGTTATTGATTAACCTTGACTAATTCCATTTTGTTGGTAACTTCTTAATGCAGCTTGTAGCAACTCATAAATGTGGACCAGTTTATTACATTATTACAGAGCTTCTTCCTGGAGGTTCCTTGAGGTCATACCTGCACAACCCAGAGCACCGGCCCCTCCCTCTGGAGAGGACCATATCCATCGCTCTTGAGATTGCCCGCGGGTTGGAGTACGTCCACTCTCAGGGAGTTGTCCACCGCGACATTAAGCCCGAGAACATCCTTTTTGATGAGAATTTCGAGGTGAAGATTGCTGATTTTGGCATTGCCTGCGAGGAGACGCTATGTGATCTGCTACTGGAGGATGAGGGCACGTACCGCTGGATGGCCCCTGAGATGATAAAGCGCAAGCCATATAACCGAAAGGTGGATGTGTATAGCTTTGGACTGCTGCTGTGGGAGATGGTGACCGGAAGAATTCCTTTCGAGAACCTATCCCCAGTCCAGGTGGCTTATGCCGTTGCGACTGACGTAAGAGTTTATTTACGAGTTTGAGTTTGCCTTTTTTGCAGAACGCATATCTGCGGCGGATGTACCC
Coding sequences within:
- the LOC123443109 gene encoding serine/threonine/tyrosine-protein kinase HT1-like isoform X1; this encodes MDKETSWVRRTKFSHTVYTRVGSHGVHVDPLGRDVEQRLQRFVSVAPLGRDVEQRLQRFVSVAPLGRDVEQRLQRFVSVAPLGRDVEQRLQRFVSMGKCVTMPIDRDNDKTVAALKHTASLPSLRSTLQPNEKKASKQKMSLEIPLSPPAKSEKSKAPRARSLVKSPSSMMLLSYLNKAYPNQGSSVQNADGSLHKPRSKSPLPSVVPSDTFREARASSQRFTSPPPKRVGSDKSVYGKSLGREQCDMAASPDWCSTPVVFGEHSSQKDSSWTRRYFDNVGRRRVSAVENVRSRTVSMAQAVQSTVDWKLDKAKLLVGHSFASGAHSRLYRGLYDDKPVAIKFIRRPHEDPGGIMAAKLDKQYNTEINALSHLYHKNVIKLVATHKCGPVYYIITELLPGGSLRSYLHNPEHRPLPLERTISIALEIARGLEYVHSQGVVHRDIKPENILFDENFEVKIADFGIACEETLCDLLLEDEGTYRWMAPEMIKRKPYNRKVDVYSFGLLLWEMVTGRIPFENLSPVQVAYAVATDKLKPMDPQDYCPAAVRPLIEQCCALQPEKRPDFWQLVKTLEKIQSVMSQGGSLDTLRSSGHKKGLKHWIQKLKPSHGA
- the LOC123443109 gene encoding serine/threonine/tyrosine-protein kinase HT1-like isoform X2, whose translation is MDKETSWVRRTKFSHTVYTRVGSHGVHVDPLGRDVEQRLQRFVSVAPLGRDVEQRLQRFVSVAPLGRDVEQRLQRFVSMGKCVTMPIDRDNDKTVAALKHTASLPSLRSTLQPNEKKASKQKMSLEIPLSPPAKSEKSKAPRARSLVKSPSSMMLLSYLNKAYPNQGSSVQNADGSLHKPRSKSPLPSVVPSDTFREARASSQRFTSPPPKRVGSDKSVYGKSLGREQCDMAASPDWCSTPVVFGEHSSQKDSSWTRRYFDNVGRRRVSAVENVRSRTVSMAQAVQSTVDWKLDKAKLLVGHSFASGAHSRLYRGLYDDKPVAIKFIRRPHEDPGGIMAAKLDKQYNTEINALSHLYHKNVIKLVATHKCGPVYYIITELLPGGSLRSYLHNPEHRPLPLERTISIALEIARGLEYVHSQGVVHRDIKPENILFDENFEVKIADFGIACEETLCDLLLEDEGTYRWMAPEMIKRKPYNRKVDVYSFGLLLWEMVTGRIPFENLSPVQVAYAVATDKLKPMDPQDYCPAAVRPLIEQCCALQPEKRPDFWQLVKTLEKIQSVMSQGGSLDTLRSSGHKKGLKHWIQKLKPSHGA